In Lathyrus oleraceus cultivar Zhongwan6 chromosome 2, CAAS_Psat_ZW6_1.0, whole genome shotgun sequence, the DNA window AAACTGATTAGTTGTGCTGGTCAGCCGTCTATCAATTTTTATCATTATGTCTATGAGACTTTAAAAAAGAAGCCTGTAAATTTAGAGTAATGCTACTTTTGTGAACTGTCATTTGCAAGCTCCTTGCTAGGGGTGTACATGGGTTTGAAAACTAAAAAAACCCATTAAAAAATTGGATTTCGGGTAAAACCGGACCCAAACCCATTGACCCACTAATCAAAAATTTATTATTACAATTTTAATGATTTTGATGAATATTATCTTAGTTATTGCAATTTTAGTCTCTTAAGATTTAGTATTTTTGTGAATCATGACTTTAACTAATTTTGAATGTTTCACTGTTTAATATATTTGATGCTAATACAATTTTATGTCACACCACTTTAATTTGTTGCTAGTATTttataataattttattaattgatgatatcatttattattttatgatgCTAAAAGATAGTAAAAGTAAGTTATCtaattttttaaaagaaaatataaatgttgagtaatttttatgaaaaaaataTGATGACTCCTCATTttgttatttaatattaataaaaagaaaaattatttGGACAACCCACTACCCAACCCAATCCAACCCGAAAATTAGTGGGTTTGCCCAAACCGGCCCATTGGTGTAACGGGTGGTTATTTTACCTAACCTAAACCGAAGTATCCTATATGGATTGGGTATTGGGTTTGTCCAAACCCAACCCAAACCGACCCACGTACACCCCTACTCCTTGCGATTGGATGTGAAGTGATAACTAAAACACATTcatttaatgataaataaaaaatgatttaaGAGCCGTTTGTTTCActttaaaaaaaaagatttttatAGCGTTACATATTTTTGTTTTacaaaaaattaaaaagaatttttgaaaaaaagGCTTCAATTGAAAAATTGGTTTAAATAGTTTTTCTtaaatgttattttaggtatttcatcattttaatataatttttttttgtatatcAAAATTTCTAAATATCGCTTCACTTTGAATCTTAccataaaaaatatttttgagatACATCTTTATGAAGAATCATGTGATTTTGAATATGTTTTAATCTTTAATTagtcttttaatttataaaaaatgaGTTAACAAAAACTTTTagtatttaatttttttttataaaaatcatttaTTAATTTTTTCTAAATATAAAACAAAGGGCCATTAGTCAGGAACTTTTGTATAAAAGTTTATGCAAGTAGAATTATTCATATTTATGGTATGTTTAAAGGAAGATCAGCCTTTTATTTTCTTGATTTGATCTTCAGTCTTTTGGATTGATGCAATTATATGCTTGCTTAAGTTTAATTATGTTGATATGACATGCATTTCTGTTGTTTCTCAGATAAGTTTGGAATTGGTATTTGCTGATTTTTGAATGTTATGACAGATTTGGTACTGTTTCCTGTGATATATAATTCTCTTGTGTCTTGTTGTTTCTTGGCATAAATAGGTGACTCCCTCGGCAATGCTTTCACGCTCTGCAGCTGGAATCAGAGGATCCACCTTGGTAAGGCAAAAAAAACATAAGATTCTATATCTACTTTGATAGCATAATGAATGGAACCTGAGCATTGCCTCTCAACAAAATTTTCCCATCAGTTTATTGATACATTTGTGATTGCTTTGTGATTAAGTTATGGTCTTTAATATGTCGATATTCAGATCATTAACATGCCGGGAAACCCGAATGCTGTTGCTGAATGTATGGAAGCTTTATTGCCAGCTCTTAAGCACGGTCTTAAGCAGCTCAGGGGAGACAAGAGAGAGAAACATCCTCATCACATTCCTCATGCCAAAGCAGTTCCTACTGATATTTGGGAACAGAGTTATCTGTCAGCCACTGATGGTGGGGGCTCTGAGGTTTCTTGTTCCTGTTGTAAGTAAATTTGATTATATTTtctcgtttgcttcccctttttGCCCCCAAGTATCCTTAGAATGAATCGGCTATGTTTACTATCTGATGGTGAGTGGAATGGATGAGATGAAATAAACAAAATGTGATAAAATTACCTTATTGTTATTTGAATATTTAATATTGTAATAAAATGGAATGGAGTAAAAGAGAATATAGATGTTTGTTTATGAAATATAGAATATATCTACATGACTATTGAACTGAAATACAGTTGACAGAGTCTGAACTATATGTAAATATTATTCTTTTATTGGATATATGCATTTAAACagaaatgaaaataaaaataatataatgCAATGTTCACAAATCAGTAAGGAAATAGTAGCATCTCCTCAAAGTCGAATCCTTGAGATGATCCAAATGTATTTCTACAATAAAGCCCAAGTCCCACAACCAATAAGATTAGCATGACCCAAGCGACCAATTTCTTCCACTTCTTAAGACTTCTGGTTGAATCTCCAAGGgcttcattttcattttcattttcattttcattttcatcctGACTAGAGAGAGCCTTCGGGAGAGTGAAATCTACAAGCCTGGTTTTGGATCTTGCAACAAACTTTGCATCTTTGGTTTTAGGAACTTTAGAGGTTGCTGCATCTGTTTTTTCAGTTGATCCATTAGTCCTCACTTTCTCAGCCACTTTGTCCATGCTAGCTTCTATTTCTGTTTTGCTCTTTTCAGTTATTGAATCCTTCTCCTTGTGTGTTGGTGTGTTTTGATCAGAGACTTCATTAGTCTTTGTTTCTGCTTTCTCTTCTTTAGCTTTTGGGGTGCCCTCTTGCTCATCAGTCTTTTGTGAGGGTTCCTTTGGCCCTGGAGCTTCTTCTGGTGGGTTTGTTgttgtttcatttgtttcttttTTCTGTTCTTTAGCTTTTGCAGTACCCTCTTGAAGACCCTTTCGCTCATCAATCTTTTGTGACGGTTCTTCTGGATTTGTTGTTGTTTCCTTAGGCTTAGTAAGTTTGGTAAGTTTGACAGTTAATAGGCCACCCTCAAATGTCGCAGTTACACTGTCTGTGTCATAATCAGAAGGAACAGGAAATTCTAATTTAAAACGACGCCATCTATTCTGAAAGGTCGGTCTTTCACCCATCAGCCTTAAGGCAGGTTTTGAGGTCACTTGAACCTTCATTTGATCCTTTCTAAATCCTGCATGTTTAAAACTTGGAAGTATATGAAATATATATTTTCAATGTAAAAATAGATGAGAATTTTATGTAGCTGCAAATTAATAAAAAGCAAATATTTTTATGTGAGGAAAATAGTTTTCCTGTGTTTTAGTGTGACCTTGTTTCATTAAGCAATTCGTAGTATTTAGGATAAAATCGTTATTTTAGCTTTTTGACTTACATTTGGTTTTATTAAAAACTGAATGATGATAACATGATTTTGGCCAATACCATAATTTATTAGTATTAATATATAACAATGAAAATTTCCAAGATTTTCCTTTTGAGAACTTGAAAGTGTATACCTGGTAGCAAAACAGTGAAACGCCCATCATCCCATTTATGAGATGGTTCAAAGTCTTCATAGACACGATCAGCTTCTGCCTGTCTAATTGTATCCATTATTTCTTGTTTGCTTTTATGTATCCTTGCCCTCTGAGTAATTGAATTGGTCATGGCATGATGTTCCTTTTATACTCGTTGAGTTTATGAGAAACGTATTTAGCATGTATTTTGCAAGTACATTATATTTCTGTTTATTTGGTTTATTACTTTCTTTTCGTGCAAACATTATGCTATTTCTGTTTATGTCTCTTGGTCTGTCTGGTGCAACAAGAAAAATAATATGCTTTAGCAACAAAATGAGGTGACCTCTTATATTGGTAATGCTAAAACCTAAAACtacttttttttttgttcttaCTGCTATTCTTTTTCCCGACAAACGAGTTACATATTTTCATTTTCGCttcttaaaaaatattttattttaaactGCATTCTTATGGTTCGGGTGTCTATTTAACATCATACAAAACTGATCACCCAAAATCTTAATCAAGttgttatattttattattaCTTTTGTTATTTGATATTATATAAGTGTTTTTTCTTAAGTAAAATGTTTTACTACTCTGTTTTTAGTTAATAAAAATATTAGTTTGTGTATTTATTTTAATAGTATATAAAATCCATATTGTttttgagaaagttgattttttttatagattttCTAATATAAATTGATTAAAGATTTAAAAGTATCAATTTGGTTGAACTAAGGGCCtatttgttttaattttaaaacaatagtttttttttttattcTCAAAAATGATTATTGTGAAaatgttttttaaaatattacaacttttttaaattcattttttaGAAATCGAACTACTAATTTTGTTATTCtataatataaatatttattattgAAGATAAAAATATAGTTGGAAttgtaattttttaaaaatattttgttcaaaaataatttttataaaaaactatttgaaataattttaaaataaagtgatttttaaaaattttaatattcaaaaaagtttcaataaaataattaaatatttaaaataatattttaaaaataattattcaaaatattttttttatgattttttaattttttttaataaaaatatataatactataaaaattattttataaaaaaccGAAACAATCTGGCCGTAAATTAAATCAACTTGATCTTCATTGGCCGTCTTCAAATTTTGTGAGGAAATATTATAAAAATCGATTTTTGACTTAATAAAACGAGTCTAAAACTGTTTTTTAAAAGGATAAATTTATTGCATTTTATTCAAAGTAATGGAAAAACATATGTAGAATATCGTTAGAATCACTACGGTGAGCGTAAAATTAATCTAGTATTTTTGATAAATAGAAAGATGTTGatgatattaaaaaaataaatttaaatgtATTTTTAGTCAATCTATTTTAATAAAAAATCAGATTTTTGATCCCATTATTCATATTTCTTATTTTTTGATAGCCCATCATATTGCAGAATTTTAATGATATGATAAGTATTGTTTTATGTTATAATGCAATGACATGTTATTGTTTATTATTGATTTGAATCTGAATAATATTTTCAATAATGTAAAtatattaaattaattaatatttttaattttagttataatattatattaaaataaatGATATAAATCAGTTCATATCTTTTTGCGTTCTCTTTAGGTTCTCACTTTGCATATGAATCCTATTTTCTATCTTTATATCAAAAAGGTAAGGTATCAATATATTCTAATTTCTCAGTTCCATTCTTTCATTATTAGGTGTCATTTTTCACTTTGAAGCATTAATCATCTTTTTTCGTCTTGTTTACATTGACTTATTTCTTCAATGAAGAACAACCCACAACATTCATGGAAAAGAGACAAAGAAGTTAAGTTTTGTCTCAAGTATATGTATTGTTCTTCCCAAAACTTGTGTAAATTTGAAAAACGAAACTTGTGCATGCAGGAAATGAGACTTATCTGTCATCCATTGCAACTATGCCATAACATGTATTTGGCATAACAAGTGAAAACTAGAGGATTATGTCTCTGTTTATTATAGGTACAACAAGAAAAATATAGTATTTCTATTTATTTATCTTGTCATGTTTTATACTTTTGTTATTTATATATTCTATTGTGTTGTGTCTGTGTGCAGGAAAACCACCTTTATGAAGACTTATGCACATATCGTTTTCCCAACAAATGACCCACAACTTTGTCCTTTAAATGGGAAATTAGCAGTGAATCCACCATTAATGCGAAGGGAAATTGGTCGCCCCAAAAAGCTTAGGAACAAGACCAATGATGAGCCTAGAAACGCACATGTGTTGCAAAGAAAACTTGCAACAGTTACTTGTCACATGCGTGGAACTATGGGACACAACAAACAAAGTTGTAAGGGAAATAGACCCGCCGATACCAAAGGGTGGCAACAAGAACAAGAAGTCCAAAAATATCCCAACTGAAAGATCTGTTGGAAACAAGAATAAGAAGTCAAAGAAAAATCAAGAAATTGAAATTGGATCTTCATCACAAGCACTAACTCCTACACAACCGACTCAAGAATACATTAATGAAGAGTCTAAGATGATGCTCTACGTTTTGTAATGTGCATTTTGTGTCATGATGTTGTATGCAATGTTTTTTTCTATTATGTAACATATTGTGTCATGAACAAGTGCAATATCTCTTTTTGTTATACCTTACCAGTGTCATGAACAAGTGTGATGTTTTAAACTTGTTAAATCAATGAAGATGATTTTGGTACATTACCGTTATTTCATGCATGTTATATTTTGGTACCTTACTGTCATTTTCATACATTACTGGATTTTTAATCTGATAAATTATAACAAAATTTATACAACTGATACACTGTAAAATTGAATATGATAAATTGTAACTTGAATTTTAATCTGATAAACTATAACAAGTCTTCATTCAAAATCATCTTCATTCAACAATCAAAGTTACaaattacaccaaatcaacaccatTACTTAAAACATAATTAAACCTTCCATTACACGATTCATCAACATTACACATTTCATTCATATTCTTCGTAAACCTCACTAAAATTCTTACTTCAATACATTACACAAAACAAAACCAATTATCAAAACAAAAGTGATTGACATAGATAACTcaaggtgtgaaaaacacaagaaattggaggtttgaattggattttaaaaacaaaagctttttcTCAATtcaagaacaccacttaaatgtttataacaaagagataaaaatacaagtatttttatcctggttcgcttgaaactcaaagctactccagtccattCGCCAaagtgatttttccttatacacaaggacttaatccactataatcaactgattataataatcacaaagaataaccttctttgtcttctcaaggattcGACTATACCatagtctccttaaggaaaatcaaacaaattgtttgaataatattttatgtgttacaagttgcttctacacaagcaaattttacacaaatgaattacaaacacttaaagaaaaattgtatacaaaaattgatagcttttcacaaagaaataaaCTTGTCAAATTGTTGTAGTGCTTCAActttttcttcaagtctccaagttccacttatatagcataagaaaagagaccgttggagggaaaaatggggaTACCAACTAGAGCGACTATCCACTGTTAGATAGGTGAAAGAAGTAATAATACATATTgtacttatatagcataagaaaagagacagttggagggaaaaatggggaTACCAAATAGAGCGACGGTCCACTATTGGATATGTAAAAGGAGTGATACTACGTACTGTCCTTCGCCAACAAattcagtgacaggtgtgatgtatagtactattcttgcccatgatatcaggtagtggaaagaatatttgatttgtactataTACTATTTGATCATATATCCATTTGATattatcttcaaattcattggctttTGATGAAATGAAGAAAAATGTAGCTGAATTCACAAACTTCAGAGTCTTCAGTCAGAATCTTGATAGTGTCAGCAGTCTGGCTTGAGAgcttcagtatcttcagaattTTCAGAATCTTCAGAATTTTCAGAATCTTCAGAATTTTCAGTCAGAACTTCGATAACATCAACAtctgacttgagatcttcagaatcttcaactaagtaacaaaacttcagGAGCTTGCCATTCTTTAGAAGCTTGGCGATCAGAGTCACGTCTAGAAGCAGAAGTGAAGAGAACGTTGAAGCAACAACACGACGTCTCTTCAGAAACTTCTCAGGAGTGAGTCAGCATAAAGCAGAAAGAACTTTGCAGCATCAACTTAATATCTTTCGGAGCTTCTCATGATTAGAGCAGAAGTGGAATTTTGGAACACAATGTTCCGAAACTGATGACATTGCACGTCATAAACTCAGAATtagaactggttgttaaagctacacaataacaaaccattagggtaccaaaattgttctcacacaaataaaacattgttatcatcaaaattcaaggtatatatgcataaccaaatcttattctaacaatctccccctttttgatgatgacaaaaccatgtattttAATGAACAGTTTTGTATAGGGCAATCACAAAAAGATACATCTTACAaaagcacaaagctccccctgagatgtataatcctaatAAGATAAAATTAGAATAAAAGAACACTTccctgattaacctttttgaagtaccaaAATGATCTTCCATCAGAATCTGGTTTGTCTTTAGAAGTTTCTTGAACTTATCCAGAGCACTGGATGTCAAACTCAACATTCTGATGAACTTCACTTCATAAGCTTGGTTGAATACTTTTGAAGAAGCTTCAGAGTCTGGTTCTCTTTGAAATTCTCTTTCAGATCCTGTTTACCTTTGAAAAAACTCTTTGAAAAGAGCTTTCAGAACATGGTTACGAATTCTTCTTAAAAGCTTGATTGCCAAGTCTGATTACCCTGGAATTTACACTTCCTCAAAACTTGATGCCAGATTTTCAATTATTTAAATCTTGATGCCAAGTTCAAAGCCTGGTTTTCAATTCCTTAAAGACTTGATGCTTGGTTCTGATTCATGGTTGAGATCTTTCTCAAACAGCAACGTTAAAGCTTCAGACTTAGAGAGTAGATCATTTCTTCAGAAACTGGTAACTTGCATTCTGATATGAAAAACTTTAAGAGCTTCTAATGTTTTGAACTTATCCCTGCAAAACAATTAACAAACTATTCTTCAAAGTAGTTGTTATCAGAAACATTAAAAAATGTTTGGGTTCTGATTCAAGAATATATGTAAATCAAAATCAATTACGATTCTTCCCCTTAAATATATTTCTCtccctttgtcatcaatcaaaaagacatagacaaaACAAAATGGAAATAAACAAAACAAGATTTTCGTTAAATATGCCAGAAGGCAGAAATGAGTACAATCATATTTCAGAAACAGAAAAAAGCTTAAGCAAAactaaaaaaacacaaaaaaatgcaattttttttgaagaaaaGTGCTAAGGGTTCTGAGGAGGAGGAGGCGACGACGGAAGTCTGGATAGTATCAACTGAAACATCATTTCCTTCCTGTCCAGCCGTTCTTTGACCAGAGCATTTTCAATTTT includes these proteins:
- the LOC127117945 gene encoding protein RESTRICTED TEV MOVEMENT 2 — its product is MTNSITQRARIHKSKQEIMDTIRQAEADRVYEDFEPSHKWDDGRFTVLLPGFRKDQMKVQVTSKPALRLMGERPTFQNRWRRFKLEFPVPSDYDTDSVTATFEGGLLTVKLTKLTKPKETTTNPEEPSQKIDERKGLQEGTAKAKEQKKETNETTTNPPEEAPGPKEPSQKTDEQEGTPKAKEEKAETKTNEVSDQNTPTHKEKDSITEKSKTEIEASMDKVAEKVRTNGSTEKTDAATSKVPKTKDAKFVARSKTRLVDFTLPKALSSQDENENENENENEALGDSTRSLKKWKKLVAWVMLILLVVGLGLYCRNTFGSSQGFDFEEMLLFPY